In Fibrobacter sp. UWR3, the DNA window AATCGGGCAAGCGCATGCTCACCGTAGCCGCACGTGAACTCGCCGGCGAAAAGAAGACCAACTTCAAGTTCAAGGCGAAGGCCTTCCCCACCGGCAAGTACACCCTCAAGATTATCGGAGAAGCCTTCACCGCCGAACAGAAGTTCTTTATCCTCAACTAGGACCGCGCCACTATGACTATGAAAACGACAATCCTCGCTCTCGTACCGCTTGCGCTCCTTTTCGCCTGCAGCGAATCCACGCACACGAACTCGTCGTCCATTACCGACGATAACGGCAGCTACGCCGAGGACTCATTCAATTCAAGCTCATCCATCAGCGAACGACTCGACATCGAATACCTCGACACGATTGCTGCCGGCGATACGCTCAACTTCTACATGGAAATGGCCGACTGGGATACAGTCAAGGTCAAGAGGGATACGACCAAGGAAGATTCCAAGGATTCCTCCTACGTAAAGAAGGTCTGCCACGACGACGTCGTGTGTGTTGATAGCGCGAATTCCACCGTATCGCTGTTCCTCGGGAACTTCCCGAAGGGAACCCGCGTAAGCGTACTCGCCGCAACGAGCGGCATGGAAGGCGATACAATCCGTGTGAGAAGCGAGAAGGGCGAAAAGGCCAAGACGCTTCACCCCGTCTGGAACGAAAGCAAGAAGGATTCCCTGTACAGTGACTACATGTTGCCGGGCTCGGGCGCCGACATGCTCCAGAACCAGTTCGTACTGTTCAGCGACGACTTCTATTACCTCGACCTGAAGGCAAAGTTCGACACGACGGCGCACCTGCGCGTCAAGGTGGACGTGGATACCGCCTACTACAACTACACGGGCGATTCCTCGCAAGTGGATATCGACCTGCGCGATACCGTCCGCGGGATTTTCGTTATCGGCAGCGCCCCGAAGAACATCGAGATTGCGTTCAACGTCGAGACCGGCTTTAGCGTGAACCTCTCGGTGCAGGGAGAAGGCATCAACAAGTACGAACTCACCGACAAGGACGGCAAGACATACTCCCCCGCCGCCGACTCGCTCGATACGCTGCTCGTGACCAACGATTCCTCGCAGTGGACGCTCAAGCTTACGCCGAGCAACGTGGTGAGTTTCCTCTCCGGCCCGTTTGCCACGTTCGAGGCGGCCACCCGCTTCCGCAGGCTGAACCAGGGCGAATACCTCGCGAAACCCGACTCCATCGTTTACCCCGGCGATACGCTCACGATTGTACGCCCCGCGAACGACTCCACCAAGTACTACCTGCGCCAGGACCACTACGTGTGGCTCGCCGACCTCAAGAAGGGCGACTCGCTCATCGTTTACCACGAAATGGAAGGCTACTGCAAGTACGGCGAATGCAAGGGCACGCCGAGAGCGTACTACGCCCTGCTCAACGCCGATGGGGATTCTGTCGGCACCATAAACAGCCTCGAGCACAGTTTCAAGGCAAAGAGTGACGGCCCCGTGTACCTGCGCTACCTGCAGCTCAATTCCAAGGCGCTCACGGACTCGAACCTCACCCTGAGGACGTTCATCCAGAGGCCGGGCTCGCTCGATTCCCTCAAGTTCTACAACGAGGAGAAAGAGAACACCTACACCTCCATGCGCGTCAAGGCGGGCGACACCGTGAAACTCGCCGACTTCGCGTTCCAGACCGTCCCCTACAAGACGAGCTACAACGTCAAGTGGTACGTGCCCTGCGAGGACCTCACTACCCTCGGGACGGCCTCCTACATCATCCAGCAGGAAAACTGCAAGAGCGAACAGGAGATTTCCTCGTTCTACCTGATAGCGCAGCCAGATGCGGCCGACAAGGACGCCCGACTCATCGCCCAGAGCATGGCAGACCCCCTCATGAGGGACACCCTGACCGTAAACGTCCGCTAAAAAGGCGAATTTTGGGTAAATTTTGGGCAATTTCGGGGCAAAAACGCGCCCGAATCGCCCCAAAACCTTGCATCCGACAACAGATTTGCTATATTTGCCCTCACTTGCAAGTCGCGCCAAGCTCTGCCAATTTGCAAGTTTAACCAAAGAGCTTCCTCAAAGAGGTATAATATGTCCTCCTTCCGTGGACCCAAAGGCAAGGTCGCCCGTTCCCTGGGCATTGCCGTTTCTCAGAAGACTCAGAAGGCGCTCGACCGCCGCAACTTCGCTCCCGGCCAGCATGGCCAGAACCGCAAGAAGTCCGCTTCTGTGTACAAGCAGCAGTTGGTCGAAAAGCAGCGTCTCCGTTTCACCTACAACATCTCCGAAGCTCAGCTCGCCAAGGCATACAAGGAAGCTAACCGTCGTGAAGGTTCTGCTGGTGACAACCTGATGATTCTTCTCGAAACCCGTCTTGACGCTCTCGTCTACCGCATGGGTTTTGCTCGCACGATTTTTGCCGCCCGCCAGTACGTGACCCACGGTCACTTCACTGTGAACGGCGTCCGCAGCTTCTCTCCGGCCCGCCTCATCAAGGCCGGCGACGTGATTGCTATCCGCGAGCAGTCTAAGGAACACGTCCAGATCAAGGAAGCCGCTGCTAACGCTCCGGCCGCTCCGGAATATCTGGAAGTCGACACGAACAAGATCGAAGGCAAGCTCGTGAAGCTCCCGCTCCGCGAACAGATCCCGGTCAAGCTCGAAGAACAGCTCGTCGTGGAATACTACTCCAGGTAGTAGCAATCTCAGACGCAAGTTTGAAAAGCACACCGCATCTGCGGTGTGTTTTTTTGTTGCTCACGACGGCTCCAGAACCGAGCCCTAGATTATGGATAAAACAAAAAAGATGCCTCGCTAATCGCGAAGCATCTTTTTCTGCGGGTGCCAGGACTCGAACCTGGAGCGGGGTTACAACCGCTCGTTCGTCGTTCCTGATGCAGAACCTCCGGTTACTCACTCGCTCTCGCATTCACGCCCGGCTTCCGCCCGGGCGCGACCTGCTCGCAAAGGCTCCCGCTTCTCGTCCCGTCGCAGGTATAATCAAAAGACCCCTCTCTTACCGAGAGGGGCCTTTTCTGCGGGTGCCAGGACTCGAACCTGGAGCGGGGTTACGACCGCTCGTTCGTCGTTCCTAGTGCAGAACCTCCGGTTACTCACTCGCTCTCGCAACTACGCCTGGTTAATACCAGGCGTTTATTGCTCACGACGGCTCCAGAACCGAGCCCTAGATTATGGATAAAACAAAAAAGATGCCTCGCTAATCGCGAAGCATCTTTTTCTGCGGGTGCCAGGACTCGAACCTGGAGCCTTTTGGTTCGTAGCCAAACGCTCTATCCAGTTGGGCTACATCCGCTTGAGTGACCCCAAATATAGCATTATCGGTTGAATTGTCAAGGGATTTTTCTAAATTTGTTTCATAATTTCTTCTTTTTTTGAAACTACGATGGAAAAAGTCAAGCCCATACTCAAGTTCTGCCTTTCTTACCTCAAGAAACTGTTCACGAACAAGAAATTCGTCATTGCCCTTGCAATCCTATGCCTCCCGGTGATTGCCGGGTTCGTCACTGTCATCGTAGTCTACAACCACTACCTGCCGGAACTCCCGTCCCTCTCGCAGCTCGAACAGATCAACCCGAAACTCGTGACAAACATCTACGACATGAACGGGAAGATTGCACACAAGTACTTCGTGGAACGCCGCGAATGGGTCAGTTTCGACTCCATCCCCGAAAACGCGATTCACGCCGTCATGGCGACCGAGGACCGCGCCTTCTACAACCACTGGGGCATGAACGTCTGGGCCATCCCGTCGGCAATCATCGAGAGCGCCCTCAGCGGCAAGCAGCTCCGCGGCGCCTCCACCCTCACCCAGCAGTTGACCAAGCTCCTGTTCCTCACGCCGGAACGTTCCATCGCCCGTAAAATCAAGGAGGCGATGACCGCCATCCGCATCGAACAGACCTACACCAAGCAGGAAATCCTCGAGTTCTACATGAACGAGGTGTACCTGGGAGGCGGCAACTACGGTTTCCAGGCGGCAGGCAAATACTACTTCGGGCATGCGCTCGACAGTCTCTCCATTCCGGAATACGCAGTCCTCGCCGGTATGCTCAAGGCACCCGAATCGTACCGCCCCGACCGCCACCCCAAGGCATCGCTCGAGCGCCGCAACACCGTCCTTTACGCGATGTACGACGCGGGCTACATCAGCAAGGAAGACTACCACAAGTACGTAGCGACCCCCATCGTGCTCGCCGAAAAGGAACCCGAGAAGGGTTCGGGCCTCTACTACTACGAAGAAATCCGCAAGTACATGGAAAAGAAGTACGGGCAGAACTCGCTCTACGCCGACGGCGTCTCCATCTACAGCACCATCGATCCCGAAATCCAGGAAGTGGCCGACAGCGTAGCGAAGGCGCTCGTCGCCAAGTACCGCACCGAGTTCAAGAAGAAGGCCATCAAGAACCTGAAGCTCGCCGACAAGTACAGCATGGAACCGGACAGCGTGTTCGCCCACTTCGACAGCGTCTACACCCTGTTCAAGAAGGAATACCTGAGCAAGGACACCTCCTCGAACATCAAGAAGTGGCGCTACCCGCCCGAAGTCCGCTACCACGACGTGGAAATGGCGATGGTCATCATCGAGAACGAGACGGGCGCAATCCGCGCGATGGTCGGTGGCAGCGACTTCAACGAATCCCGCTTCAACCGCGCCGTGCAGTCGCTCCGCCAGCCGGGTTCGAGCTTCAAGCCCATCGTCTATTCCACCGCAATGGATAACGGCGCCAGCCCCTGCGACTCGGTGAACGACGCCCCCATCACCATGACCGACGAGACCGCGGCGACCGGCATGTGGCGCCCGCACAACTCCGAAAAGAACTTCGAGGGCATGATGACGCTCCGCAAGGCGCTCTACCGCTCGAAAAACATCCCCGCAGTCCTTACCGCATCGAAGTACGGCCTGAGCAACGTGGTGAACTACGCCCGCGCGTTCGGCATCCGCAAGGCACCGCTCGTCGCAGTCCCGAGCCTCGCCCTCGGTTCCGTGGGCGCGACGCTTCTCGAAATGACATCGGCCTACACGGTGTTCCCGAACCTCGGTACGCGAATCGAGCCCTACATGATCGAATCCATCGAAGACAAGAACGGCGAGATTATCGAGAAGAACTCGAAGGTCGAAAGCGTGGTGATGAAGCCCTCTTCCGCATACCTGATGGTGGATATCCTCAAGGACGTGAACATCCGCGGTACGGGCTACAAGATTTCGGCCAGCGGGTTCAACCACCCGAGCGGCGGCAAGACCGGAACCACAAACGACTACACCGACGCCTGGTACATCGGCTTTACCAAGCACTACACCATGGGCGTGTGGGTCGGCTTTGACCAGGCAGTTTCCATGGGCGTGGGCAAGACCGGCGGCAACTACGCGCTCCCCGCATGGCTTGCGGTGATGAGCAAGATTCACAAGGGACTCCCGCAAAAATCGTTCCCCGTACCCCCTGGCGTTATCGGCAAGGGCGTCTGCAACATTACAGGCAAACTAGCAGGCGAGTTCTGCTCCGAAAAGACTTACTGCCTCTACACCACGAACAACTACCCCGACGAAGTCTGCGATGGCGACCACTACAAGGTAAAAACCAAGTCCGCCGACGACGCGACGCTGTTCAGCAACAAGGGCGCCAGGGAAACATCGCCGACGACAACACAGAAAAAGACACGCAAGATGTTCTAGGCATATTTGCTGTTTTTTTGATGTAAAAAAACGTACCGTATCAGGCAGGGCTCACTCGACAAAGTGGGCCCTATTCCTTTATTTTAAAGGGATTTCGGCCATTTTGACCCTTAACAAAAAACTGTTTTTTTTCTATCTTTACGCGGAACTATGGAATGGCCGCACAACATAAAGTCACTGACCACGGACGAGCTCAAGGCTTGGCTCAGGGACGTGAACGAGAAGCAGTACCGTGCCGACCAGATCCAGAAATGGCTCTTCTGCCAGCAGGTCCGCAGCTTCGACGAGATGGTGAACGTGCCCCCAGCACTCCGCGACAAACTCGCCGGACAGTTCTCCATGCTCGCCCTCAAGGAAGACCAGCACCTGGTCTCTACTGACGGAACGGTCAAGTGGCTCTTCGAGACCCATGACGGCCACCACATCGAGACGGTCATGATTCCCGCGAACGGGCGCTTTTCCGTATGCGTTT includes these proteins:
- the rpsD gene encoding 30S ribosomal protein S4, with the protein product MSSFRGPKGKVARSLGIAVSQKTQKALDRRNFAPGQHGQNRKKSASVYKQQLVEKQRLRFTYNISEAQLAKAYKEANRREGSAGDNLMILLETRLDALVYRMGFARTIFAARQYVTHGHFTVNGVRSFSPARLIKAGDVIAIREQSKEHVQIKEAAANAPAAPEYLEVDTNKIEGKLVKLPLREQIPVKLEEQLVVEYYSR
- a CDS encoding penicillin-binding protein 1A codes for the protein MEKVKPILKFCLSYLKKLFTNKKFVIALAILCLPVIAGFVTVIVVYNHYLPELPSLSQLEQINPKLVTNIYDMNGKIAHKYFVERREWVSFDSIPENAIHAVMATEDRAFYNHWGMNVWAIPSAIIESALSGKQLRGASTLTQQLTKLLFLTPERSIARKIKEAMTAIRIEQTYTKQEILEFYMNEVYLGGGNYGFQAAGKYYFGHALDSLSIPEYAVLAGMLKAPESYRPDRHPKASLERRNTVLYAMYDAGYISKEDYHKYVATPIVLAEKEPEKGSGLYYYEEIRKYMEKKYGQNSLYADGVSIYSTIDPEIQEVADSVAKALVAKYRTEFKKKAIKNLKLADKYSMEPDSVFAHFDSVYTLFKKEYLSKDTSSNIKKWRYPPEVRYHDVEMAMVIIENETGAIRAMVGGSDFNESRFNRAVQSLRQPGSSFKPIVYSTAMDNGASPCDSVNDAPITMTDETAATGMWRPHNSEKNFEGMMTLRKALYRSKNIPAVLTASKYGLSNVVNYARAFGIRKAPLVAVPSLALGSVGATLLEMTSAYTVFPNLGTRIEPYMIESIEDKNGEIIEKNSKVESVVMKPSSAYLMVDILKDVNIRGTGYKISASGFNHPSGGKTGTTNDYTDAWYIGFTKHYTMGVWVGFDQAVSMGVGKTGGNYALPAWLAVMSKIHKGLPQKSFPVPPGVIGKGVCNITGKLAGEFCSEKTYCLYTTNNYPDEVCDGDHYKVKTKSADDATLFSNKGARETSPTTTQKKTRKMF